The Haliotis asinina isolate JCU_RB_2024 chromosome 2, JCU_Hal_asi_v2, whole genome shotgun sequence genomic interval ttgcatttgaccactttctaaatggcatcgtgtaatcatagctttcggccgtgggagccgtgccaatttacactcatcagaggggtacacaaagtacgcagtctagactaccagttgtccgactttcatttttgtggaagtcgcggtggctgagcgggctaggcggctgactttgtgtgctggcgattaggtgcctgactctgagggtgcgggttcgaatcccggatgggactaaaccgaaaaaagtactagaatgtgtactttactaagaaagtgaaatcccaaatatgacatatgttgcatttgaccactttctaaatggcatcgtgtaatcatagctttcggccgtgggagccgtgccaatttacactcatcagaggggtacacaaagtacgcagtctagactaccagttgtccgactttcatttttgtggaagtcgcggtggctgagcgggctaggcggctgactttgtgtgctggcgattaggtgcctgactctgagggtgcgggttcgaatcccggatgggactaaaccgaaaaaagtactagaatgtgtactttactaagaaagtgaaatcccaaatatgacatatgttgcatttgaccactttctaaatggcatcgtgtaatcatagctttcggccgtgggagccgtgccaatttacactcatcagaggggtacacaaagtacgcagtctagactaccagttgtccgactttcatttttgtggaagtcgcggtggctgagcgggctaggcggctgactttgtgtgctggcgattaggtgcctgactctgagggtgcgggttcgaatcccggatgggactaaaccgaaaaaagtactagaatgtgtactttactaagaaagtgaaatcccaaatatgacatatgttgcatttgaccactttctaaatggcatcgtgtaatcatagctttcggccgtgggagccgtgccaatttacactcatcagaggggtacacaaagtacgcagtctagactaccagttgtccgactttcatttttgtggaagtcgcggtggctgagcgggctaggcggctgactttgtgtgctggcgattaggtgcctgactctgagggtgcgggttcgaatcccggatgggactaaaccgaaaaaagtactagaatgtgtactttactaagaaagtgaaatcccaaatatgacatatgttgcatttgaccactttctaaatggcatcgtgtaatcataaacaaacttatttttcaggcctattttacttagatttcatcataacatttaaaaataatacaagctaaaatatacattcgcgggataaactttataatctatccggatttctgtcattaacgtAATAATTATTTAAACGTTATTTGACAATAAAAAAACCttggtcttacctgacacatccgaggtactccgagtttCTCGCATCCGTTCTGTTTTCTTCTCaaagtcgcgaattctttcgtcgagtgcttttggggaaagtgaggtggccatggtaaagtttacacgacgcagccatcttatgctgaaagttttgaaaataattgctaggaaaacaaatttgtgatatacaatttgttcctacccgccaaacaagatggcgtctcgctaacactcacgggaaatacacagttttgtcattgttttgttttttttaaaataaatctaatatgaccatttgacagtagatttcagcgttctacaacaaaagaggaaggtacaccctgttgtgagttgtttttgtaacaattagatagtctcgcgtggacgtgatcctgtcgcccttcgtttatttgtttacattgccgacatcaaaggggagtgtgaaaagtggaattcagcggattgaatgtaagtactcaaagtgacaacagtgggcAGTTGTGGTTTTAGCggtcttttcatcgcattagcgtcactgattaTTTTTTCTCaatgtcaagcatcaatatgtacgCCTTGCGAtcattaacagtgattaattgtgaaaacatgttcaccttactttgACAGGCCCGAacgtcatgagtcctactgatttagcactcatgagAAACGTTATTGtagcaaataagttattttctaaaatcctgtcaggagaaggtaatatccggatatatttctgctggatggacccaACGTatcatgtaagtaatttacgcacagTGCTCAAAACATGCACGTGGATTGGAACAttctttgttcttttcagttatacacccagatctactatccctatctaccctttaagttaacttgatgaatacctttattactattactaatataatttggtgatgtgtcacaatttctttcaaaccttaattcatttgtcaatgcgAATGAAAAATGACGCACAATCCTactgaccctttggctatgatttgtacatgcaactATTCATAATTTCTatagactattcgtggcactttctgctgcagggacatAGTTCTTTGcggacattgcgacaagtaattgtcaagaaagacaGCCTACAAGCACAAGAAAaaagtttctgaaatatggttggtttctacaatattcttttaacatgggtacccagagatattccgtatacagtcgaaccccattgtctcgaactcggttgagacgaattctcggatgtgtcgaactgacatctcggtcccgatttccttatatttatcattatttttaccctgatgtgtcgaactagatgtgtcgaattcccggttgtgtcgaactcattttagggtccccaaaggctctaacaagtacaaatttacccttttgtctcgaactgtcaaagctggttgttgcaactgaaaacttcagtcgcgcaatcggaagtcagcctcataaacgtgctacctaaagatcaaaagtaacgattaacggactcaacaatcaagtgacatgtttaactacgcatctatacacacattgtcagcacacttaccaactgaactttactcaaacaattaaccataattaagttgttaccagtgacacgttgatcacggaccgacaggatatctctaaacaaacaatggcgcatgttgttgtcatgtgacagtctatgttagcggtcatgtgatttccttgaaaatacaaaatgagaagtgaggaaaacggagttggattatctaaattgatgttttgtttttggtttagtatttaaggtgtaggatcaatttttttaaccagtacggttagtaacatggcagAGCAATTCAGCGAAGGACCCGATCAGCCCGGGGGGATAACTGGATCGCATGTTACACCTAAAAAGCGAAAATTATCTGTGAAGACAATAGAGACAAAATACGAGGCTGTCATAGCTGTGGAGTCGGGTGGAAAATCCAAAGCAGAAATTGCAACTGAATTTGGCATATACATGGATTAAAAATGCTTAATACATTAAGAAACTTTTTTGAGCAATTCTGCTGTGATGCCATGCCCGaacgccaaacagactgtaatttcgGATTCTTTTTATgagataaattccccacatgtacgcgtatgtacattccgattccgtttgtatgaactatacaactttttatactgactgaaaatgaattagtgctgtcaactaagtgggatcgcttgtgagtttgttaaattattcttgttcttatctttttgtatgcatatttatttgccatgacgaataaagtgattgaattgatttacatttgtacatgttgcaatttaaagatcaatactgccgtaaacgtATATGTattcgttatatctattcatacaatctgtactccagaaatatttcaaccaagtcacatcatacattcatTAGTTTATCTATCAAATTATCaagtatcttatgttctgtgtcagttctgtgtatccagttgtaccagttaatcagtttgatgatttaatatttgttttataaccattaaaaccttgtccatcagtacatgttgcattgacattatcatcacacctcaagtttcatatttctgaaagaatccttgtgtcagttatttgatatgtccgttatttacagatatggattgtggaccaacaaacttgGAGAATGACAAGACGCCTTCATTGGTATTTATAATTTACGCTATATTATCTGTTatatgcccggtaagggaatctcttttataacaatattattcatattgatatttataATGAAGCAGACGCTATGTAGATACTCAGAATAAACCTTTTTGACTTCACTCAAAGTATAACTGTACATGGGTTCAAgcgtaatatatacatatatttacaattccaggagaaatacggcttaCGTCACTGCCAgacgtttgtttcaagaaaaacacgttatctttatctccgtaacgacaagatgtttatctgtaaagatttttcgggtgaatgacaaatgtttcatcaggttagtcattaaaagaatttttagatttcactaaaaaacgggtttgcactgtcactttgctatccatgtttaatatatttaatgtatgtatcatacatgtaactgtaataactgaaagtgagcaaatggtaatccgtatttaatatttgtaatacatatcatctgcattatcatatatattgctgtgtttcattcactgGAAATGTTAGATTTTACAAGCTTTTCTTCAGTGAATTttctctcagttgaattgatgattcaaactgaatgtccttttcttttccagacactgacagtgaccaagatattagcagcacattcaaggtttgcgagttATTACCACCATAgtgtgagagcctgattgatttggattcagatgtttcgccagatattaaccaggactcgcatacaccaacaaacatctacagaagaacaaagcactttgtgcagtggctagctcgtcttcattcagtgtgcctacctCCTGAGCAATGTTTGTGTGGAGAGAagtctgttactcttctctgagcgccccagtttctcaaaacaatacaacgaattgtgtactactgcaactgccctctttcattaaaatgtgagcttttctaagaaatgaaacagttgaatcataacatttccagagtttgttttttgttcaaataaatatgtaataaatataacagataatacaacatatttcagttttctaaaCTAAGCGGAAAccctcattgtcatcttccttgtacagaaacctagcggaaacctacattacccaagatccacaaggtttccgcaagaccagaaacttactcactccagctataaaggtttcagtaaactgaaactaaatggaaacttccaactacagtttcagttgatggaaacatgacggaaaccaatacttgttagtttcagttgtggaaactatgcggaaactctctagcggaaacctacattacccagtatccatcaggtttccgcaagaccggaaaccaagttatttttgctgtgtttgtattgattgatgtacaggcttcgattgattgatgtacaggcttcaacttatgtacaggcttcaactgattggtgtgcagacttgtgttgattaggttaacgagttacaggtaaagatgtttggataaagattagtcactgaggataaggtggttccatgtattgggtaagtaaacacctccgtctctgttgattgagggcttgattgcaatggcttctaggagcttccgtttttttaaatcactggcgttcctaactaatgtcctggtgttgtcccaaacaatcttgtgattggggttgtgcataatgtgttcacatacgacagatttctgatccaaattttgaactgatgttttgtgctcttttaacctgatagtcagtggtcgaccagtttcaccaatatatatatatgtctctttacaactgcattggatctggtagacgcatcctgctggattgttgcatttaggtgttgttggcccGCGTCCATTAGCTAATAGTagcgttttcaggttggtgtcgctacggaaggtgacgtctatacctgttgttttcttgatgaaacggctgatgcgatgacttatctgtctggccatggtatggtatgttaattctggtgggggaaggttctggtttagttgacttgggagtttctttcagggtcttggtgatggtgttgctgacTAGATGGGGTGGGTACTCGTTAAGGTCTTGGAAGGTTGATTTCAGGTGTTTTAATTCGCTGTGGAGGCTGTCAGAACTGCAGACTGCTTTTGCTCTTCGTGCCAGGGTAGCTACTATGCCTTTCTTAATCTGGGGATGATGGTTGGACTGGTGATGAATATACTGATCCGTATGTGTTGGTTTACGGTAAACACTGGTGGCTATGGATTGTTGATGTCGATGGAGAAGAATGTCCAGGAAGGGAagctgttggtgtgtctcttctTCCATTGTAAACTGAATTCTTGGGTGTTGGGAATTCAAGTGTTGCAGCAGGGCCTCTGGATCTTGGTTGTCGTCCAGGAGGGCAAGGACATCATCTACTTTGCGGAACCAATGCTTTGGGGTGAATGGTGCAGTTTTCAGGGCAGTTTCTTCAAAGGcaatcatgtatatttctgtcagtAGTGGTGATAGAGGGGATCCCAATGGCAATCTATGGATCTGTTGGAAGAGTTGGCCATTCCAGTTGAAATATGAAGTCTCAAAGCATTTACTTACTTGGGCTGTGAGTTTGGTGTCTAGGTCTGGTAGATATATTTGCAGTCTAGTAGATAGGATGTGAATGGCTTCTTTGATGGGTATATTGGTAAATAGGTCTACCACGTCGTAGCTGACCAACTTTTTTGTGTCACTGGTGTTTCTCAGTTTCTGTACGAGGGATGCCGAATCTTTCACGAAGGAGCTGCCAGTTTTTCCCAGTGGGGCTAGGATGCGGGATAGATGTTGGGCCGTGTTGTAGTAGACGGCTCCTCTAGAGCACACAAGGATTCTAGTCTTTACAGGGTTCTTATGTATTTTGACGGTGGCACGGGCATATGGCGGTTGGGAGTTGTTGGGATTGAGGTGGCTGAATATGGAATCACTGATTTCTCGGTTGGTATGGAGGGTCTTCAGAGTTTTCTTTAGCTGTCTCTCTAGTTTGGCAGTAGGGTCTTTCTTTAGAGGTTTGTAAGTTGTGGGGTCTTTCAGGGTCTTGTCTACTAGCTGTgtgaagttgaaccataaagcacttttagtttgattcctccaacttctaaatgcctttgaaacaactgataccatttatgatttgtcaggtacttttacgaatcattctttgtgtgaggtggagacagaggacttatcttcaaagagaagtagctcttcaggacttcttgataagtcagatagtttgtcaggtggtgaacacattctttccagagagcagtTTATTAGTGCACAaagtgaggatgttgaagtgcagcagttggctagtaaggctgtttcttttgaggaggttaacaaggttccagtttgttattactacaaggatggtgttctgatgaggaaatataggtcgcCGGATGTTCTTgcggaggatgaatggaaattgtaccatcaaattgtgCCATCAAATTATTtcgaaaacatgtactttcattctcACATGAAAGTCCTatggcaggtcatttgggtgtaaacaaaacttgtgagaaaattttGGCCCATTTGTTTTGGCCCAGTCTGAGACAAGATGTGGCTCAATTTTGTAAGACATGTTATGCATACCAAtttgttggaaaaccaaatcagaaaattccttccgctcccttgaaacctataccagcttttgaggaacctttcagtagagttattattgattgtgttggtccactacctaagactaagtctggtaatcagtatttactcacaatcatGTCTGCTTCCAacagatttcctgaagcaattccgcttcttaggattgttgctcctgtgattgtcaaggctATGATCAAGTTTATCGCACTTCTGATCCTGAAGAGGAAGAAGGAGGAAGCCCCCACCAGCAGTCAGGTGTCCACCAAAGCAGCACCTCCCCCGACAAAGgactccaccaccaccaacgAAGTAGGCAAACAGAGTGTCAAGACTCTCAAGAAACAGATGACTACTGATGTGCTGTGGAACAACAGTTACTATCAGCAAACTGCTGGTCGCTGTGCTAGTCCTGACAAGCCCCCTCTCCTGCTAACCCCAAGGCAGCACCCCACAAAGAGTTGCCTCCTGATCTTTAAGATTTGTATGATCTACCACCAATGCTGCCACCAGAGATGCTGCCGACTGTCCCCACTACTGACGCAAAGCAGACAGCAGCTCCAGG includes:
- the LOC137274728 gene encoding uncharacterized protein; the protein is MVSVVSKAFRSWRNQTKSALWFNFTQLVDKTLKDPTTYKPLKKDPTAKLERQLKKTLKTLHTNREISDSIFSHLNPNNSQPPYARATVKIHKNPVKTRILVCSRGAVYYNTAQHLSRILAPLGKTGSSFVKDSASLVQKLRNTSDTKKLVSYDVVDLFTNIPIKEAIHILSTRLQIYLPDLDTKLTAQVSKCFETSYFNWNGQLFQQIHRLPLGSPLSPLLTEIYMIAFEETALKTAPFTPKHWFRKVDDVLALLDDNQDPEALLQHLNSQHPRIQFTMEEETHQQLPFLDILLHRHQQSIATSVYRKPTHTDQYIHHQSNHHPQIKKGIVATLARRAKAVCSSDSLHSELKHLKSTFQDLNEYPPHLVSNTITKTLKETP
- the LOC137274729 gene encoding negative elongation factor E-like, producing the protein MSASNRFPEAIPLLRIVAPVIVKAMIKFIALLILKRKKEEAPTSSQVSTKAAPPPTKDSTTTNEVGKQSVKTLKKQMTTDVLWNNSYYQQTAGRCASPDKPPLLLTPRQHPTKNSSSRDGNDFRHDYSFRRDDDDDDGSHDTFRDASRDASRDDFRDDFRDDFRDDFRDASRDDFRDASRDDFRDDFRDDFRDDFRDDFRDDFRDDFRDDSHV